A region of Lycium barbarum isolate Lr01 chromosome 1, ASM1917538v2, whole genome shotgun sequence DNA encodes the following proteins:
- the LOC132629488 gene encoding probable 2-oxoglutarate-dependent dioxygenase AOP1, with amino-acid sequence MTISKEMKIPTIDFCKLELKSGSAQWVSTRSQVVQALKEYGCFLAIYDKVSKETREAIFDKSKEIFEFPLETKMKNFSTKNPLDGYKGQFPQLPLYESLCIADLVKPQSVETFANIFWPRGNPDFFKVYDSYAKPLVELDEMIKRMVLESLELNDYIDELLDNNVYNSRFSHYKKAAQNEDALNKLGLSIHTDSGFLTMIAQNSVNGLEVLTKDGVWIDVDIAPNSFFVLSGDSFVAWTNGRLHSPAHRVTMAGDSDRFSIPLFSAPKPGYTIEAPKELVDEEHPLLFKPFEILELFEYITRGPGRKAGADAFKDYCGV; translated from the exons ATGACAATATCAAAGGAAATGAAGATTCCCACTATTGATTTCTGCAAGCTAGAGCTAAAATCAGGTAGTGCACAATGGGTGTCCACAAGAAGTCAAGTTGTCCAAGCTTTGAAAGAGTATGGTTGCTTTTTAGCAATATATGATAAGGTTTCAAAGGAAACTAGAGAAGCCATATTTGATAAATCAAAAGAAATCTTTGAATTTCCATTGGAAACAAAAATGAAAAACTTCTCAACAAAGAATCCATTGGATGGATACAAAGGACAGTTTCCACAATTGCCATTGTATGAAAGTCTATGTATTGCTGACTTGGTCAAACCCCAAAGTGTTGAAACTTTTGCCAATATCTTCTGGCCTCGTGGAAATCCTGACTTTTT CAAGGTGTATGATTCCTACGCAAAGCCACTTGTGGAATTGGATGAAATGATAAAAAGGATGGTTTTGGAGAGTTTGGAGCTAAATGATTATATTGATGAATTATTGGATAACAATGTTTACAATTCCCGGTTTTCTCATTACAAGAAGGCAGCTCAAAATGAAGATGCTTTGAATAAACTAGGATTGAGTATCCACACTGATAGTGGTTTCTTGACCATGATAGCACAAAATAGTGTAAATGGTTTAGAAGTTCTCACCAAAGATGGAGTGTGGATTGATGTCGACATTGCACCAAATTCCTTCTTTGTTTTGTCTGGGGATTCCTTCGTG GCATGGACAAATGGTCGATTACATTCGCCTGCCCATAGGGTAACAATGGCCGGAGACAGTGATAGAttttccattccattattttcaGCACCAAAACCAGGTTACACCATAGAGGCCCCAAAAGAACTTGTGGATGAAGAACATCCTTTACTCTTTAAGCCCTTTGAAATTCTTGAATTGTTTGAGTATATTACTAGAGGACCTGGTAGAAAAGCTGGTGCTGATGCTTTCAAGGATTATTGTGGCGTTTGA
- the LOC132629504 gene encoding chlorophyll a-b binding protein 8, chloroplastic, producing MATQALISSSSISTSAEAARQILGSRSSQTPTRKASLVVRAASTPPVKQGANRQLWFASKQSLSYLDGSLPGDFGFDPLGLSDPEGTGGFIEPKWLAYGEIINGRFAMLGAAGAIAPEILGKAGLIPPETALPWFQTGVIPPAGTYNYWADNYTLFVLEMALMGFAEHRRFQDWAKPGSMGKQYFLGLEKGLGGSGEPAYPGGPFFNPLGFGKDEKSMKELKLKEVKNGRLAMLAILGYFIQGLVTGVGPYQNLLDHLADPVNNNILTSLKFH from the exons ATGGCAACTCAAGCGTTGATCTCTTCATCATCAATTAGCACTTCAGCTGAGGCTGCCAGACAGATTCTTGGATCAAGAAGTTCACAAACTCCTACTAGAAAAGCTTCCCTTGTTGTAAGAGCTGCTTCCACTCCACCTGTTAAG CAAGGAGCAAATAGGCAACTCTGGTTTGCATCCAAGCAAAGCCTTTCATACTTGGATGGCAG TCTTCCTGGTGACTTTGGTTTTGATCCCTTGGGACTCTCGGACCCCGAGGGTACTGGAGGTTTCATCGAGCCGAAATGGCTAGCATACGGCGAGATCATCAACGGGCGGTTCGCCATGTTAGGAGCAGCAGGAGCAATAGCACCAGAGATTCTTGGAAAAGCTGGTCTCATCCCCCCAGAAACAGCACTTCCATGGTTCCAAACTGGTGTCATCCCACCAGCTGGAACATACAACTATTGGGCTGACAATTACACATTGTTTGTGCTTGAAATGGCATTAATGGGCTTTGCTGAACATAGGAGATTCCAAGATTGGGCCAAGCCTGGTTCAATGGGAAAACAATACTTCTTGGGCCTTGAAAAGGGCTTGGGTGGGTCAGGTGAACCAGCATACCCTGGTGGCCCATTCTTTAACCCACTTGGATTCGGTAAAGATGAGAAGTCCATGAAGGAATTGAAGCTCAAGGAAGTTAAAAATGGAAGGCTTGCTATGTTGGCTATTTTGGGCTATTTTATTCAAGGTCTGGTTACTGGTGTTGGGCCTTACCAAAACCTTCTTGATCATTTGGCTGATCCAGTAAACAACAATATCTTGACCAGTCTCAAGTTCCACTAA
- the LOC132629471 gene encoding uncharacterized protein LOC132629471 → MLQLLKHRRITVGRFHHRWMSSKSTVMSFGDGSHGALGLPGPIIGMGSDAYEPTPIPGLPPDIVTIAPGHFHSLAVTSQGHVWGWGRNNEGQLGRHPLSPRETWNEPKRVEGLNKVRVQAAFASGVISAALGDDGSLWVWGSSKHGQLGLGKGITKAALPSKVETFSGEEIVKVSLGWGHALALAKNGNLFGWGYYADGRIGKIGRELEISPLESRQEFSGIEAAEKSVMEAIEKEKDMPIIWEPGSIEELHELKVADVACGLDHSLVLCCDGTLFSGGSNAYGQLGRANKDLGLRPVDIRFRPLAIASGLGHSLAVCHDPSSEATGEATSVVSWGWNQSSQLGREGPDNIPQVVEGLAGETPVSVSGGRAHSLALTAKKEVWAWGTGRNGRLGLGSSVDEAEPMLVEYLEGSVVVQAVAGLDHSLVLVAE, encoded by the exons ATGCTACAATTACTAAAGCACAGGAGAATTACGGTGGGTCGCTTCCATCACCGATGGATGAGCAGCAAATCAACGGTGATGAGCTTTGGTGATGGAAGTCACGGAGCATTGGGCCTACCTGGGCCCATTATTGGTATGGGCTCTGATGCTTACGAGCCCACTCCAATTCCGGGCCTGCCGCCCGATATTGTTACTATAGCCCCCGGTCATTTTCATTCCTTAGCAGTTACTTCTCAAGGACATGTTTGGGGTTGGGGACGGAATAATGAAGGACAACTCGGCCGTCATCCTCTTTCTCCTAG AGAAACATGGAATGAACCAAAAAGAGTAGAAGGACTAAATAAAGTGAGAGTTCAAGCCGCATTTGCATCAGGTGTCATTTCTGCCGCCTTAGGAGACGACGGATCTCTGTGGGTTTGGGGAAGTTCTAAGCATGGGCAGCTTGGTCTTGGCAAAGGAATCACCAAGGCTGCATTACCTTCCAAAGTTGAAACATTTTCTGGAGAAGAGATAGTTAAG GTCTCATTAGGTTGGGGGCATGCTCTCGCGCTGGCTAAGAATGGGAATTTGTTCGGCTGGGGATACTATGCAGATGGTAGAATCGGCAAGATTGGAAGAGAGTTGGAGATCTCTCCTCTGGAATCAAGACAAGAATTTTCTGGAATTGAAGCTGCTGAGAAGTCAGTTATGGAAGCTATTGAGAAGGAAAAGGATATGCCAATAATTTGGGAGCCCGGTTCGATTGAGGAGCTACATGAGTTAAAAGTTGCAGATGTAGCTTGTGGCCTTGATCACTCTCTAGTCCTTTGCT GTGATGGGACACTATTTAGTGGTGGAAGCAATGCGTATGGCCAGTTAGGAAGAGCGAACAAAGACTTGGGATTGCGACCAGTTGATATACGCTTCCGTCCTCTCGCTATAGCTTCGGGTTTAGGGCATTCTTTGGCAGTTTGCCACGACCCTTCATCAGAAGCAACAGGAGAGGCAACAAGTGTTGTATCATGGGGATGGAACCAAAGTTCTCAACTCGGGAGAGAAGGACCAGATAACATTCCTCAGGTTGTTGAAGGGCTTGCTGGTGAGACACCTGTTTCTGTATCGGGGGGTCGGGCACATTCCCTTGCTCTCACAGCTAAGAAAGAGGTCTGGGCTTGGGGCACTGGGAGGAACGGGAGGCTTGGATTGGGCAGCTCTGTTGACGAAGCGGAACCTATGTTGGTTGAATATTTGGAAGGTTCTGTAGTTGTTCAAGCTGTTGCAGGGTTGGATCATAGTCTTGTTCTAGTTGCTGAATAA
- the LOC132629520 gene encoding ras-related protein RABB1c-like isoform X2 has product MITIDNKPIKLQIWDTAGQESFRSITRSYYRGAAGALLVYDITRRETFNHLASWLEDARQHANANMSIMLIGNKCDLAHRRAVSTEEGEQFAKENGLIFMEASAKTAQNVEEAFIKTASTIYKKVQDGVFDVSNESHGIKVGYGGIPGPSGGRDGAASQGGGCCT; this is encoded by the exons ATGATCACAATCGACAACAAGCCAATAAAACTACAGATCTGGGACACG GCTGGTCAAGAGTCATTCAGATCCATCACAAGGTCATATTACAGAGGTGCTGCTGGCGCATTActtgtttatgatattacaaG GAGGGAAACATTTAATCACCTTGCTAGTTGGTTGGAAGATGCAAGGCAGCATGCAAATGCAAACATGAGCATAATGCTGATAGGAAACAAGTGTGATCTGGCTCATAGAAGGGCTGTAAGCACAGAAGAAGGTGAGCAGTTTGCCAAGGAAAATGGCTTGATATTTATGGAGGCCTCTGCTAAAACAGCTCAGAATGTTGAAGAG GCTTTCATCAAAACAGCCTCAACAATCTATAAGAAAGTACAGGATGGAGTGTTTGATGTATCGAATGAG TCCCATGGAATAAAAGTTGGATATGGAGGCATTCCTGGGCCATCAGGTGGAAGAGATGGAGCTGCTTCTCAAGGAGGGGGTTGTTGCACTTGA
- the LOC132629520 gene encoding ras-related protein RABB1c-like isoform X1, which produces MSYAYLFKYIIIGDTGVGKSCLLLQFTDKRFQPVHDLTIGVEFGARMITIDNKPIKLQIWDTAGQESFRSITRSYYRGAAGALLVYDITRRETFNHLASWLEDARQHANANMSIMLIGNKCDLAHRRAVSTEEGEQFAKENGLIFMEASAKTAQNVEEAFIKTASTIYKKVQDGVFDVSNESHGIKVGYGGIPGPSGGRDGAASQGGGCCT; this is translated from the exons GAGTTGGAAAGTCATGTCTTCTTTTGCAATTTACTGACAAACGGTTTCAACCAGTCCATGACCTGACCATTGGGGTTGAGTTTGGGGCTCGAATGATCACAATCGACAACAAGCCAATAAAACTACAGATCTGGGACACG GCTGGTCAAGAGTCATTCAGATCCATCACAAGGTCATATTACAGAGGTGCTGCTGGCGCATTActtgtttatgatattacaaG GAGGGAAACATTTAATCACCTTGCTAGTTGGTTGGAAGATGCAAGGCAGCATGCAAATGCAAACATGAGCATAATGCTGATAGGAAACAAGTGTGATCTGGCTCATAGAAGGGCTGTAAGCACAGAAGAAGGTGAGCAGTTTGCCAAGGAAAATGGCTTGATATTTATGGAGGCCTCTGCTAAAACAGCTCAGAATGTTGAAGAG GCTTTCATCAAAACAGCCTCAACAATCTATAAGAAAGTACAGGATGGAGTGTTTGATGTATCGAATGAG TCCCATGGAATAAAAGTTGGATATGGAGGCATTCCTGGGCCATCAGGTGGAAGAGATGGAGCTGCTTCTCAAGGAGGGGGTTGTTGCACTTGA